TGTCATCATGGGTTCCTTTATCCTCTTTCTCACAATTCTGTCTTCCTTGACAATCCGGACGATCAATAACTCGATCAATCAACTGGAAAAAGGGACCAGGCGTATTGCCCAGGGCGATCTGGAAACCCCTATTGTAATCAAAGGGGATGATACGTTTGTTTCCCTTGCCAATTCTTTTGATCTCATGCGCTTGAAAGTCAAGGAAGAACAGGATAGGCAGATGAGGTTTTTCATGGGGGTTTCCCATGATTTGAAAACCCCTTTGGCCTCTATTACAGGATATAGCGAGGCCTTGCTCGATGGCTTGGCAACCGACACGAAAACCCAGGAAAAATATGTACATATCATCCATGCCAAGGGAAAGTTGCTTGAACAGAGGATTTCCCATCTCATAGGGTATATCAAATTGTCGAATATGGCATTCCGGGATGAACTGGTTGAGAGGCCGCTTGTCCCGTATCTGAGAGATTTTGTCATTTTGCAGCAAGATGAAGCCAATCTGCAAAACTATGCTTTTACTGCTGACCTTGCCATTGATGAAGCTATCCGTGTCGCCTATGACCCTGATTTGCTTTCCCGTGCCATGGAAAACCTATTGCAGAACAGTATCCGTTACGGATTGCCCTCAAAACCTGTTACTATGTTCTGCAGGTATTGTGATGTAGGTATTTGCCTTGGATTTTCCAACTACTATCTGCAACCCTTGAGCCCCAGCCTCAGTGAACATATGTTCGAACCCTTTTATCGCGGTGATCAGGCCAGGAAAGGGGAAGGCACTGGGCTGGGCCTTGCCTCGGTAAAATCCATCGTGGATAGCCATGGATGGAAGGTCAAAGGATATTCTCTACTCAATGAGGGGAAAACCATCTTCGAGATATTGATTCCGCTGGAAAAATAAAGGTTGGCCATTTCTTTTTGTTTAATCTTTTTATACATGATTGTTCGGTTCATGCCATTTTGCCAGCTTTCTATAGATATTGCTCCAGATCATTAAAACGTGTATTTCTTAGGAACCCGAAAGTTTTTTTTAAAAAGTTTTAGTTATGCATAATTTATCAAAAACCTGTCATCTGAGTAGGGTTTTGGATAGGAAAATGGATTGAACTTTCATTGGCGTTGTTGTATGGTTTGCGCATGAGCATCATCAAACCACATAAGCTCGGGGTTATCGCAGGTCCCGGATCAGAGTATTTTACCAGCAAAGTTGTAAAACATTTGCGCCGTCTTTACCTCGAACGATATGAAAAGCTCTCTGCCTCAATGGCTAAAAGGCATGGAATGTCTGAGGAAGAGATTCTGAAGGCAGTGACATTTCTGGATGATTTGAACAACAAGAAAATTCCCAGAAGCAAATGTCCCGCTTCCTTCCAGTGCCCCGATTTTTCCATCAGGGTCAAATATACAAGGTTTGCCAATGGTGAGGAAAAGGCTGAGATCCTTGATGCTGTCAGAGGCCTACGCGTATTTATCGTGTATGATCTCTCCAATATGGAGCCGGTCAAGGTCGCAGGTTCCGACGAACCGATTCATCTTTCGGTCAATGACCACTTGATGTTCCTTTTGACTACGATCAATGCCATCCAGCTTGCAGGTGCTGAAAGCGTAACCTTGGTGCTTCCGACCTATCCGTATGCACGCCAGCACAAGAAATCCGGTCGTGAAGCCCTCACTGCTGCTATGTTTGGCCGTATTTGTGAGATGCTCGGGGTCGAACGTATCATTACCCTCGATATCCATAGCCGGGAGATTGAAAACAGTTTCTCGAACCTACATCTTGAGAACCTTCATGGTTCCTACCAGACACTCATTGCCCTGCACAAGCTGATTGATTTCAGTGACCCTGACTTGGTCGTGGTTGCCCCCGATACCGGGGCTATCAGCAGGAATAAATTCTATGCCCAGTCATTGCATAGGCCTCTGGCAATGTTATACAAAGAACGTGACTATTCGATTGTCAGCAAGGATGCAAAGCATTCCAATATAAAGAGCATCAACCTTCTTGGTGATGTGCATGGAAAAACTGTTCTGATTGCAGATGACATGATTGCTACCGGTGGTACCATGATCCTCGCCATGCGTGAGCTGATGAACCTCGGTGCCAAAAAGATTATCTGTATGGTAAGCCTCCCTATGTTCAATGGCAACGCAGTCGAGGCTTTCGATGCTGCCTATAAGGAAGGGGTTTTCTTCCGTATTATCGGTACCAATGCAGTGTACCATGGGCATGACCTACTGGATAAAGAATGGTATGTCCAGGCTGATATAACTGAATTGTTTGCAAGGGTAATTAGCAGACTTCACCATGGCCGTTCGATTAGCCCGTTGCTGGATAACCGTAAGTTCATCCAGATCCTTATCGACAACAGCCAGGCAAATCCACAAGCTAGGGTCCCGGGTGCCAGCGCTATGGACCCGGACCGCGACTAACCTTATCAGGTTGTTTCGGTACCGGGTTACACCGCTTCTCTTGGATCTTGCCGTAGGCAAGGTCTGAAAGATTGTCCCCATACCACCGCTGGAGTTACCATTATGAGAATGTCCAACCGTATTTCAGGATTTCAATGTTCCCCTATCAGACGTCTTTCCCCCTTTGCCCGCGAAGCGGTACAGAGGGGAATCAGAGTATACCCATTGAATATCGGTCAGCCCGATATCAAGACACCTTCCCAGGTTATCGATGCTGTCCACAACTATGATGAACCAATCATTGCCTATGGAAACAGCGAAGGTCGCCAGGAACTTCGTGATGCGTTGCCTGCCTATTACAAAAAATATGGCCTGGATGTGAAAAGCGAGGATATCCTTATCACTACCGGAGGCAGCGAAGCCTTGCAGTTTGCTTTCATGACGTTATGCGATCCGTATGATGAGATAATCATCCCCGAGCCTTATTACACGAACGTTTCTTCCTTTGCAAATATTGCCATGGTAAGTCTGGTACCGGTTACCAGTAAGTTAGAGGATGGTTTTGCCCTTCCCGATATCTCGGAATTCGAGAAGAAAATTACCAGGAAGACCGGGGCTATACTTCTCTGCAGCCCGAACAACCCTACTGGGTATATCTATTCTGCTGAGGAGTTGACCCAGCTTTTGAAACTGGTCAAGAAGCATGACATCTTTTTGATCGTTGACGAAGTCTATCGGGAGTTCTGTTACGATGGGAAAAGTTTCTCCAGTGTCTTGGCATTTCCTGAGTACGCAGATAGGGTAATCTGTGTTGACAGCTTCTCCAAGCGGTATAGTATGTGCGGAGCCCGTGTTGGCGCCTTGATCAGCAAAAATAAAAATGTGCTGGAAAGCGCGCTTAAACTTGCCCAGGCAAGGCTTTGTCCTCCCGATATCGAGCAGGTAGCTGCTCGGGCAGCCCTTGATACCGATGATTCCTACTTGGTGGAAGTCAAGGCCGAATATGAAAAACGCAGGGACTTCATCGTTGAGGGCCTACAGCAAATCGACGGGGTGAAATGTAGTTGCCCCAAGGGTGCTTTTTATCTGGTAGCCGAGCTCCCGGTAGATGACGCAGAGCGTTTTGCCGTGTTCATGCTCAAGGATTTCAACCTAGATGGAGAAACGGTGATGGTTGCTCCCTGCGAGGATTTCTATGTAACCAAAGGCATCGGTCGAAGACAGGTCCGCATTGCCTATGTTCTGAATACCCACGATCTTGCTAGGGCTGTCAGGTGCATTGATGCAGGCCTGCAAGCTTATCGCAGGGATGTCTTGAAAGAAACTATCTGAAAATTGTGATTTCTTACCCATCTATGACTTTGTTACCTGTGTGTTTATCATACATGCGAGCAAAGTCATAGCTGTTTTATAATCCTATGCCTTCTACAGGTTTCCACTGGGCAGGCAACTTTCTGTAACAAAACAGCCTGTATCCCTTCCTTGTCCCACAGCATTGCTCTATAGTACCTGTGCATTCAGCTACAGCTGGGCTAATAGTTGTGAATTAAATTTGACAAGTCATTAAAATGCAGTTAAATTATTACAATGAAATAAAAAAAGGGATGGGTAGAAAAGTATGGGTACCAAAAAAATCAAGAATCTGTTCATTGTTGCTACAATTCTCGTAATTCTAGTCAGTTTTATCGGATGTGATCTATCCGATGCTACGTTGCAGGGCGCTGCAGCGACGAGTCGTAAACTGGGAGCTGTATCAAGTCAGGAAGAGTTGGCTTCTGTAGACACTACGAGGACGGCGTTTACCGCGACGGTCAATCTGTATCAGGATTATGCGAATGTCGTTACTCAGGACATGGGAAATAGCAATCACCATAAGACAATCGAGGAAACGCTCTATAGCTACCAGTATGGCCCGTACGGAGGGACTATCGTATCGGATTGGGATTTGCTCAATGGCAAGAATGTGGTCATGACAAACATCACCAACTACAATCTCGATCCTGTTACCGGTGAGATAGGTGGGTCAAACCATAGTGTAATCAATATCGTCGATGATTATGGGAATGTCATTCTGAGCCTTGATGCCAATGGAAATCTTAAAGGAAGTCTGTTTGGCGCTGAGATCAATATGAACTGGAATGCAAAAAACTCGAAAGTGTCAGGTGTAAAGGCTAATGGAAAAGTATCAGGCGTTTTCGTCTGGATGGGATTCAATCCCGAAACCAATGAGGTTGTCCAGATTCTTCCCAATGGAACCTTCACCCTTACTGGTTCGTACAAATAAGCTGACAACAGCAAACTGAAATTAAAATGACAGGCTCCCTCATTGCAGGGAGCCTGTTTTATAGCTTTTTTGGATATTATGGTATCGTTCTTCACTAGTTAAAAACATTCTATTGAAAGCAATTGCCAATGCAAGTGACCAGATTTGAAAAAAGTGGAAAGCACTAGCATGGCGCGCATTACATTTTTTTGAAAGGTTGGTTGCAAGTCAAAACAACCAGTCACCTTGCAGACTGATTGGCTTTTCCCTGCAGAATCTTCATCTTTTTTCCCTCTTGCCTTGCATATCTTTTAAGCGGGAAGAACGGCGAAGGAAGCAGTTGGTTTTCCCTATATGCCTGCAAGGTGTCCGCTCTTCATTTTTTTTAGTATACTTGCAAGACAACAAGGAGTGAGCATGGAACATACACGTACCGAAACTTGGAGTATCGAGGATGCCGCGGCACTCTACCGTATCGAGGAGTGGGGAAATGGTTATTTCCATATAAATGCTGACGGAGAAGTCGAGGTGCGGTTAAAGGACAGGTCCCCTTTGTCTTCCATCAGCCTTTTGAAAATAGCCAAAGGCTTGCAGGAACGGGGGATGAAACTCCCTGTTTTACTCAGGTTCAGCAATATTCTCGATGACAGGATCCAACATATCAATGAAAGCTTTGCACAGGCCATCAAGGATGTTGGTTATCAGGGATGCTACCGGGGAGTCTATCCCATTAAAGTCAACCAACAGCAACAAGTTGTAGAAGAAATAACAAAATACGGAAAGCAGTACCATCATGGGCTGGAGACGGGGAGCAAGGCTGAACTCATTGCCGCTCAGGCCTATATTGATGATCCTGAGGCATGTATCATCTGCAACGGCTACAAGGACGAGGAGTATATCGATTTGGCCCTTCGCGGGATTTCCTTGGGGATCAATACCGTCTTGGTCATTGAAATGCCAGGTGAAACCGAGATAATCCTTGAACGTGCCCGCGTACTGAAGATCAAACCAAATATCGGTATCCGCATGAAGCCCTCAACGGTAGCCAGCGGACACTGGACAGACTCCGGTGGAGACCGCAGCGTGTTTGGACTGAATACCACCCAGGTCATTACTGTCGTAGATACCTTGAAACGGGAAGGGATGCTTGATTGTCTCAAGATGTTGCATTATCACCTTGGCTCCCAGATTCCCAATATCCATGATATCCGTATAGGTGCTACCGAGGCTACCCGATTCTACGCCGGGTTGATCCACGAGGGTGCACCCATGGGACTTTTGGATATAGGCGGGGGGCTTGCCATCGACTACGACGGGAGCAGGAGCAATTCAAGCAACAGTCGAAACTATACGACCAAAGAGTATTGCGATGACATAGTGGAAGAAATAATGTCCATCTGCAAAGAAACCAAAATTCCTCACCCTACTATTATTAGTGAATCGGGTCGAGCTTTGGTCTCCTATTACTCTGTCTTGCTTTTCAACATTCTCGACACCAATATTTTCTGGGATGAAAACCAAAAGGAAGAGGAAATTCCCGAGGAACTGCTTCCAGCTTTGGACAACCTGCTCTATGTCAGGGAAATGCTCAATGAAAAGAATACGCAAGAATGTCTCAACGACTTGAACTACTATCGTGAGGAAATTCGTAACAAATTCCTGTATGGTACGGTCAATATGCGGGAAAGGGCAGTTGCTGAACATCTCTATTGGTCGATTATTGCAGCTATCTACAAAATGGAAGCAAAAGGAGCATATCTTTCGCCTCAGATTAAAGAACTGGAGCATCAGCTGTCTGATATTTTCTATGGTAATTTCAGCCTGTTCCAGTCTTTGCCGGATGTATGGGCCATTGACCAGCTTTTCCCGATCATGCCGATTCACCTATTGGATAAAAAACCTGATAGAAAGGCAATCCTTTCTGATATTACCTGTGATAGCGAAGGAAAAATAGACCAGTTCATCGGAAGAAGCGACCACAACACAACCTTGCCTCTCCATACGCCTCCAGAAGATGATGATTATATTTTGGGGGTATTCCTGGTGGGTGCCTATCAGGAAACGTTGGGAGACCTTCACAACCTCCTTGGTGATACCAATGTGGTGAGCATAACCTATGATGAAGAGGGGAAGTTCTTGCTTCATAATGAACTTGAGGGTGATACTGTGGCAGATGTACTGAGTTATGTTGAATATGACCCCAAACAGCTTGAAGCAAAGATTCGTACGAAAGCGGAACGTGCCGTACAGGATGGCCTGATCACAACCCAGCAGCGAAGGAAGATTATTTCCGCATATACTGCAGGCTTGAGAGGCTATACCTATTATGAAACCGACCAGGAGGACTGAGCTGCAATGAAAAAACGATTGATGATAATAGGTGCTGGTGGTGTCGGAAATGTAGTTGCGAGAAAATCTGCGCGGATGGATGATCTCTATGAAACAATCTTGCTTGCAAGCAGGACAAAGGAAAAATGCGATGCCATTGCAAAGGAGTGCTCCCCAGTCGCTGTCGAGACAGCGAGCGTCGATGCTGACGATGTGAAAGCCTTATGCAAACTGATGACAAGTTTCAAACCCGATCTGGTCATCAATGTAGCGTTGCCCTATCAGGATCTTTCCATTATGCAGGCCTGTCTAGAGACCGGAGTACATTATGTCGATACCGCCAACTATGAGCCAAAGGACAAGGCGGAGTTTGAATACTCCTGGCAATGGGCGTACCAGGAAAAATTCAAAAAAGCCGGCCTAACTGCAATCCTTGGAAGTGGATTTGACCCAGGGGTCACCAATGTCTTCACTTCCTATGTTGCAAAGCATTATCTGGATGAGATTCACTATCTTGACATAGTCGATTGCAATGCAGGGGACCATGGGAAGAGTTTTGCCACGAACTTCAATCCGGAGATCAACATCCGTGAGATTACCCAGCATGGAAAGTATTGGGAGAACGGTGTCTGGAAAATTACGGAGCCTTTGGAGATACACCAGAGTGTAGAGTATCCAAGGGTTGGACCCAAGGAATCTTACCTGCTGTTCCATGAAGAACTGGAATCGTTGGTCAAGCACTACCCAACTATCAAGA
The sequence above is a segment of the Sphaerochaeta pleomorpha str. Grapes genome. Coding sequences within it:
- the speA gene encoding biosynthetic arginine decarboxylase, whose amino-acid sequence is MEHTRTETWSIEDAAALYRIEEWGNGYFHINADGEVEVRLKDRSPLSSISLLKIAKGLQERGMKLPVLLRFSNILDDRIQHINESFAQAIKDVGYQGCYRGVYPIKVNQQQQVVEEITKYGKQYHHGLETGSKAELIAAQAYIDDPEACIICNGYKDEEYIDLALRGISLGINTVLVIEMPGETEIILERARVLKIKPNIGIRMKPSTVASGHWTDSGGDRSVFGLNTTQVITVVDTLKREGMLDCLKMLHYHLGSQIPNIHDIRIGATEATRFYAGLIHEGAPMGLLDIGGGLAIDYDGSRSNSSNSRNYTTKEYCDDIVEEIMSICKETKIPHPTIISESGRALVSYYSVLLFNILDTNIFWDENQKEEEIPEELLPALDNLLYVREMLNEKNTQECLNDLNYYREEIRNKFLYGTVNMRERAVAEHLYWSIIAAIYKMEAKGAYLSPQIKELEHQLSDIFYGNFSLFQSLPDVWAIDQLFPIMPIHLLDKKPDRKAILSDITCDSEGKIDQFIGRSDHNTTLPLHTPPEDDDYILGVFLVGAYQETLGDLHNLLGDTNVVSITYDEEGKFLLHNELEGDTVADVLSYVEYDPKQLEAKIRTKAERAVQDGLITTQQRRKIISAYTAGLRGYTYYETDQED
- a CDS encoding pyridoxal phosphate-dependent aminotransferase: MRMSNRISGFQCSPIRRLSPFAREAVQRGIRVYPLNIGQPDIKTPSQVIDAVHNYDEPIIAYGNSEGRQELRDALPAYYKKYGLDVKSEDILITTGGSEALQFAFMTLCDPYDEIIIPEPYYTNVSSFANIAMVSLVPVTSKLEDGFALPDISEFEKKITRKTGAILLCSPNNPTGYIYSAEELTQLLKLVKKHDIFLIVDEVYREFCYDGKSFSSVLAFPEYADRVICVDSFSKRYSMCGARVGALISKNKNVLESALKLAQARLCPPDIEQVAARAALDTDDSYLVEVKAEYEKRRDFIVEGLQQIDGVKCSCPKGAFYLVAELPVDDAERFAVFMLKDFNLDGETVMVAPCEDFYVTKGIGRRQVRIAYVLNTHDLARAVRCIDAGLQAYRRDVLKETI
- a CDS encoding HAMP domain-containing sensor histidine kinase, translating into MKLKNRFVIIILGAFVVPVLVSSLVVLFYSPSFLQYRFGITGNKALVQEIESVQSLDEIVAIAQQFPEEIFCYVFNADGDIVYHKGSVLNNVSLGKTIRKHLVFSKNIELPDGYLYSLMAGTDNNIFFMPFTGFVIMGSFILFLTILSSLTIRTINNSINQLEKGTRRIAQGDLETPIVIKGDDTFVSLANSFDLMRLKVKEEQDRQMRFFMGVSHDLKTPLASITGYSEALLDGLATDTKTQEKYVHIIHAKGKLLEQRISHLIGYIKLSNMAFRDELVERPLVPYLRDFVILQQDEANLQNYAFTADLAIDEAIRVAYDPDLLSRAMENLLQNSIRYGLPSKPVTMFCRYCDVGICLGFSNYYLQPLSPSLSEHMFEPFYRGDQARKGEGTGLGLASVKSIVDSHGWKVKGYSLLNEGKTIFEILIPLEK
- a CDS encoding saccharopine dehydrogenase family protein, with product MKKRLMIIGAGGVGNVVARKSARMDDLYETILLASRTKEKCDAIAKECSPVAVETASVDADDVKALCKLMTSFKPDLVINVALPYQDLSIMQACLETGVHYVDTANYEPKDKAEFEYSWQWAYQEKFKKAGLTAILGSGFDPGVTNVFTSYVAKHYLDEIHYLDIVDCNAGDHGKSFATNFNPEINIREITQHGKYWENGVWKITEPLEIHQSVEYPRVGPKESYLLFHEELESLVKHYPTIKRARFWMTFSQQYITYLQVLENVGMTSIKPIKFNGIEIQPLQFLKAVLPEPSSLGEHYEGQTSIGCQIRGLKQGEEHTVFIYNNCSHQMAYRDAKAQGVSFTTGVPASIGGRLLAQGVWKKPGVWNMEQFDPDPFMELLPQLGLPWELVLDGKLAFPKPGVSNA
- the prs gene encoding ribose-phosphate diphosphokinase, whose product is MSIIKPHKLGVIAGPGSEYFTSKVVKHLRRLYLERYEKLSASMAKRHGMSEEEILKAVTFLDDLNNKKIPRSKCPASFQCPDFSIRVKYTRFANGEEKAEILDAVRGLRVFIVYDLSNMEPVKVAGSDEPIHLSVNDHLMFLLTTINAIQLAGAESVTLVLPTYPYARQHKKSGREALTAAMFGRICEMLGVERIITLDIHSREIENSFSNLHLENLHGSYQTLIALHKLIDFSDPDLVVVAPDTGAISRNKFYAQSLHRPLAMLYKERDYSIVSKDAKHSNIKSINLLGDVHGKTVLIADDMIATGGTMILAMRELMNLGAKKIICMVSLPMFNGNAVEAFDAAYKEGVFFRIIGTNAVYHGHDLLDKEWYVQADITELFARVISRLHHGRSISPLLDNRKFIQILIDNSQANPQARVPGASAMDPDRD